The genomic window AAGTGGATTTAAAAAGATATAGAATATTTGTTGAAGGAGCTACATTAAAAAAGCAAAATGGAACTGAGGTATATTACCCAATACATCCATCAAATGTTATGATTGTTAAGCTCTATGACAAAGATGAAAGAAGATTTAAACATATAAAAAAGGAATAAGGTGAAATAATGGCTAAAAAAGGTCCAAAAAGACATTTAAAAAGATTGGCTGCACCAGTAAGATGGGAACTACCAAGAAAAGTACACAAATTTACTGTTAGGCCTTTACCTGGAGCTCATCCAATGGATGAATCCTTGCCATTGCTATTAATAATTAGAGATGTTTTAAAATATGCAGATAATGCAAGAGAAGCTAAAAAAATAATAAAAATGGGTAAAGTGTTAGTTGATGGTAGAGTTAGAAAAGAAGAGAAACTCCCAGTAGGATTTATGGATGTTGTGTCTTTACCAGATGCTAATGAGAATTATAGGGTATTGTTTGATAGAAAAGGAAGAATTAAACTAAAACCAACAGAAAATCCAGATGTTAAGTTATGTAAAATAAAGAACAAAACTGTTGTTAAAGGAGGGCATATACAACTCAATTTACATGATGGAAGAAATATTTTAATTAGAGTAAAAGACCCTACAAATCCAGTAGAGGATGTTTATAAAACATCTGATACCTTATTAATAACAATCCCTGACCAAGAGATAAAAGCTCATATTCCATTTGAGGTAGGTAAATTAGCTTACATTACAGGAGGTAAACACGTTGGAGAAATTGCAAGAATTGTTGACATTGAAAGAAGAGGAATATATCCAGATATAATTACTTTAGAAACTGAAGATGGAGAGAAATTTAAGACAGTAAAGGATTATGTTTTTGTTATTGGAGATGAAAATCCAATAATTAAATTATAAGGTGGAAATAATGAGTTTTGAAGAACTTTGGGAAAAACAGCCAATGTTAAGGCCAAGAATAGAAAAGGTTGTTGTTAATTTTGGAGTTGGAGAAAGTGGAGATAGGTTAGTTAAAGGAGAAAAGGTTATTCAAGAACTAACAGGACAAAAACCAATAAAAACTAGGGCAAAACAAACAAATCCTACATTTGGAATTAGAAAAAAATTACCTATAGGATTAAAAGTTACTTTAAGAGGTAAAAGAGCTGAAGAATTTTTAAGAAATGCATTTGAGGCTTTTAAAAAGGAAGGAAAAAAATTGTATGATTATTCTTTTGATGAATATGGTAACTTTTCCTTTGGTATTCATGAACATATTGACTTTCCTGGGCAGAAATATGATCCTATGATTGGAGTTTTTGGAATGGATGTTTGTGTTACTTTAGAAAGACCAGGATTTAGAGTTAAAAGAAGAAAAAGATGTAAAGCTAAGATTCCAAGAAGGCACAGATTAACAAAAGAAGAGGCTATAGAATTTATAGAAAAAACTTTTGGAATTAAAGTAGAAAGATGGGAAGAGGAGGTGGAATAATGGCTAAAAAACCTTGGAAAAAGAAATATGGTTATGGAGTAAGACCATGTGAAAGATGTGGTCATGTAGGATTTGGATTAATAAGAAAATATGGTTTAAATCTATGTAGGCAATGTTTTAGAGAAGTTGCTCACAAATTAGGATTTAAGAAACTAGATTAAACACTTTTTTAAGGTGATAAATATGAGTTTAATGGACCCTTTAGCCAATGCTCTAAATCACTTATCCAACTGTGAGAAAGTTGGGAAAAAAGTAGCTTATATTAAACCAGCTTCTAAGCTAATAGGAAGAGTTTTAAAAGTTATGCAGGATTATGGATATATTGGACAGTTTGAATTTATAGATGATGGTAAAGCAGGAGTTTTTAAAGTAGAACTTATAGGAAAAATAAACAAGTGTGGGGCAATAAAACCAAGATTTCCTGTTAAAAAAATGGGTTATGAAAAGTTTGAAAAGAGATATTTACCAGCAAGAGATTTTGGAATACTAATAGTTTCAACAACACAGGGAGTAATGAGTCATGAAGAAGCTAAGAAAAAGGGATTAGGAGGAAGATTATTAGCTTATGTATTCTAAGGTGATATTATGCCAGTAGCAGCTTATTTAGAAGAGAGAATTAAAATTCCTGAAAATGTTGAAGTTGAAATTAATGGTAATGAAGTTATAGTTAGATGTGGAAACAAAGAGTTAAGAAGAGTTTTTACAACACCTAATAACAACATTTTCATAAAAAAAGAGGGCAATGAGATTGTTATCTATTGCCACTATCCTAGAAGAAAAGATAAAGCAATGTTAGGAACTATTAGAGCTCATATAAATAACATGATTAAAGGAGTTACTGAAGGATTCACTTACAAATTAAAGATAAGATATGCCCACTTCCCAATGAAGGTTTATGTTAAAGATAATGAAGTAATAATAGAAAACTTTTTAGGAGAAAAACACCCAAGAAGAGCAAAAATATTGGATGGAGTAACAGTTAAAATTCAAGGAGAAGATGTCATAGTTACAGGGATAGATAAAGAGAAAGTAGGTCAAACTGCTGCTAATATTGAACAAGCTACAAAAATAAAAGATAGAGATCCAAGAGTTTTCCAAGATGGTATATATATTGTTGAAAAGGCTGGAAAGCCAATTTAAATAAGGTGAAATTATGGACAGGTTGTTAAGATTAAGATTTAAACTTAAGAGAAAAAAACCTGACTTTATAAGAACCGAAGCTCATAGACATAAAAGATTAGGAGAAAAGTGGAGAAGACCTAGAGGTAGGCATAATAAAATGAGATTAAAGTGGAAAGAAAAACCAAAAGTTGTTAGTATAGGTTACAGATCTCCTAAAGCTGTAAGAGGATTACATCCAAGTGGTTATGAAGATGTTTTAGTTTATAATGTTAAAGATCTTGAAAAGATAAATCCTGAAAAACAGGCTATAAGAATAGCTTCATCTGTAGGAATGAGAAAGAAAATAGAAATTATTAAAAAAGCTAAGGAATTGGGAATTAAGATATTAAATATATCTGAAGAAAAACAGGAAGAGTTATTAAAATCATTAAAAGGTGGAAATAATGAACCTAACAGTACAGAGGAGGTTAGCAGCTAAGATATTAAAATGTGGATTAGATAGAGTTTGGATAGATCCTGAACATATAGAAGATGTAAAAATGGCAATGACAAGGGATGATATTAGGGCTTTGATAAAAAAAGGAATCATAAAAAAATTACAAAAAAAAGGTATTAGTAATGTAAGAGTAAAAAAATTAAAAGAACAGAAAAAGAAAGGGAGAAGAAGAGGGCCTGGATCAAGAAGAGGGGCTAAAGGAGCAAGAACTCCACAAAAAGAGAGATGGATGGCTACCATAAGAGCTTTAAGAAAAACATTAAAACATCTTAGAGATGAAGGTAAAATAGACACAAAAACATATAGAAAATTATACAGGATGGCAAAAGGAGGAGCATTTAGAAGTAGAGCTCACCTATTCTTATATATGAAAGAGCATGAGATTTTAAAATAAAAATTTTTTAAGGTGGAAACATGGCTCATGGACCAACATACAGAGTAAAATTTAGAAGAAGAAGAGAAGCTAAAACAGATTATAGAAAAAGATTAAAACTTCTACTGTCAAGAAAACCTAGATTAGTTGCTAGAAAAACACTAAACCACTGTATAGCCCAAATTATAGAATATGATGAAAAAGGAGATAGAACTGTTGTCTCAGCACATTCAAAAGAGTTAGAGAAGTTAGGTTATAAAGGGCATACAGGTAACTTAGTTTCAGCATATTTAACAGGTTATTTATTAGGAAAAAAAGCCTTAAAAAAAGGTTACACAGAAGCTGTATTAGATATTGGATTACATAGAGCTACAAAAGGAGCTGCAGTTTTTGCTATATTAAAAGGAGCATTAGATGCTGGGTTAGATGTTCCACATGGAGAAGAAATTTTACCAGATGAAAGTAGAATAAGAGGGGAGCATATTAAAAATTATGCTCTAATACTAAAAGAAGAAGATCCTGAAAAATATAAAAGACAGTTTTCAAAATACTTAGAAAAAGGTTTAGAGCCAGAAAAATTACCAGAACATTTTGAAGAGATAAAAGCTAAAATAGATAGCTTATTCTAAAGGTGGTAAAATGAGATTTAATATAGATGAATGGGAACCAAAAACCACTGTAGGTAGAATGGTTAAAGAGGGAGAAATTACTGATATTGATTATATTCTAGATAATAATCTACCAATATTAGAACCAGAGATTGTTGATGTATTACTACCAGACTTAGAAGAGCAGGTTTTAGATGTTAAACTTGTTCAAAGAATGCATAAGTCAGGTAGGAGGGCAAGATTTAGAGCAACAGTTGTTGTAGGAAATAAGAATGGTTATGTTGGTGTGGGAAAAGGGAAAGCTAAAGAAGTTGGGCCAGCTATAAGAAAGGCTATAGCTCAAGCTAAGAAAAATATTATAAGAGTTAGAAGAGGTTGTGGATCTTGGGAGTGTGGATGTGGAACAGCTCATTCTGTTCCATATAGAGGATATGGTAAGTGTGGAAGTACAGCAATTATCTTATTACCTGCACCAAAAGGAGTTGGCTTAGTTGCTGGAGATGTTGCTAAAGCTGTGTTAAGATTAGCAGGAATTAAAGATGTTTGGACAAAAACATTTGGAGAAACAAGAACAACATATAATTTTGCCATGGCTACATTTGAAGCTTTAAAGAGTTTAAACTTTACAAGAACTATGGACAAACACAAAAAAGTTTTAGGTATAACTGAGGGTAGAGTATTCTAATTAAATTTTTAAGGTGAAAAATATGGCTTATGCTGTAATTAGAGTGAGAGGTAGAATAGGAGTTAGAGGGGATATTGCTGACACTTTAAAAATGTTGAGGCTTCATAAAGTTAATCACTGTGTTATCATTCCCGAGACTGATACTTATAAGGGAATGTTAAGAAAAGCTAAAGATTATATAACATGGGGAGAAATAAACAAAGAAACCTTAAAAAAATTGATTTTAAAGAGAGGAAGATTACCTGGAAATAAGAGAGTAAATGAAGAAATAATAAAAGAATTAACTGGAATGGATATTGATGAATTATGTGAGAAAATCATTAATGGAGAAATAAAAATCAAAGATCTTCCAATAAAGCCAGTTTTTAGGTTACACCCTCCAAAAAGAGGATGGGAAAGAAGAGGAATAAAAAAACATTTTAAAGAAGGAGGGGCTTTAGGATACAGAGGAGAAAAGATAAATGAATTATTGGAAAGGATGATGTAAAGGTGAAATAATGATTAGAAAGAGAAGAAAAGTCAAAAAGTACAGAGGGTCTAGAACCTGTGGAGGGGGAAGTCATAAAAAGAGAAGAGGAGCTGGAAACAGAGGAGGAAGAGGAATGTCTGGAGGATTTGACCATATGTGGACATGGGTTATTAAATACGATCCTGAAAGATTTGGTAAATATGGTTTTTCAAGGCATCCATCATTAGTTAAGGATTATGAAACAATAAATGTTGGTGAGTTGGAAGAGCTAATTTTAAAGAATCCTGATAAATTTGAAAAAGAAGGGGAAAAATATATAGTAGATCTAACTAAATTGGGTTATGAGAAACTATTGGGAAGAGGAAAAATTTCTATACCTGTAGTAGTTAAAGTTGTGGAAGTTTCAGAAAGAGCTAGGGAAAAAATAGAAGCTGCTGGTGGAGAGGTTGTTGAATTATAAAATATTTTTACTCTTTTTTTTATTTCTAATTTTTGAATTTAAAGAAGAAAAGAAAATTTTTTATAATAGCTATTTTTATGAACTTTTTTTGCAATTATTTAACATATTAAAATTAGAATTTGTAAAAACTATTAGGTGATAGATTTGGAAAATATTATGAAAAGTCTCATCCCTATATTAGAAAAAATCCCTGATGTAGAATTACCATTAAGAGAGCCATCTTTCAAAGAAAAGCTTAAATGGACAGGTTTAGTTTTAGTATTGTATTTTATAATGGGAACTATAGATGTCTATACTGCCGGTGCTCAGATTCCAGCTATATTTGAGTTTTGGCAGACAATAACAGCATCAAGGATTGGAACATTAATAACACTTGGTATTGGGCCAATAGTTACTGCAGGAATTATTATGCAATTACTTGTTGGAGCTAAAATAATAAACATTGATCTATCTATTCCAGAAAACAGGGCACTTTTTCAGAGTACACAAAAATTTTTAGCAATACTTATGTCATTTGTTGAAGCTACATTATTTGTTGGAACTGGGGCTTTTGGTTCGTTATCTCCATTAATTGCATTGTTAGTAATATTACAAATAGCCTTAGGTTCAATAGTGTTAATTTACTTAGATGAGATAGTTTCTAAATATGGAATTGGTTCAGGTATAGGGTTATTTATAGCTGCAGGGGTTTCACAAACTATATTTGTTGGAGCTTTTGGACCTGAAGGTTATTTATGGAAGTTTTTCAGCTCATTATTACAAGGAGCTCCAAACATAGAATATATCTTACCAATATTAGGAACAATTATTGTATTTTTAATGGTTGTCTACTCAGAATGTTTAAGGGTAGAGATTCCTTTAGCTCATGGGAGAATTAGAGGAGCTATAGCAAAATATCCTATAAAATTTGTATATGTGTCAAACATGCCTGTAATCTTGACAGCTGCATTATTTGCTAATATACAACTTTGGGGATTAGCTTTACAAAAGGTAGGTTTACCAATATTAGGTCATTTTCAAAATGGAAAAGCTGTAGATGGAATAGCATATTATTTATCAACACCATATAGCATACTCTCAGTACTGTCTGATCCAATACATGCAATTATTTATTTAATAGCAATGATAATATGTTGTATATTCTTTGGAATCTTCTGGGTTGAAACTACTGGCCTAGACCCAAAGACAATGGCTAAAAGAATAAGCTCATTAGATATGGCTATAAAAGGTTTTAGAAAAAGTGAGAAAGCAATAGAACAGAGATTAAAAAGATACATTCCTGCCATTACTGTCATGAGTTCAGCATTTGTTGGATTTTTAGCTGCAATAGCTGACTTTATAGGAGCTTTAGGTGGAGGTACAGGAGTTTTATTAACTGTTTCTATTGTATATAGAATGTATGAGCAATTATTAAGGGAAAAAATAACAGAACTACATCCTGTCATATCTAAATTAATAAAAATGAGGTGATATAAATGGGTAGAGTAGTGGTTATTGTAGGAGTTCCTGGAGTAGGATCAACCACTGTAACTAGTAAAGCTATTGAAAAGTTAAAAGAAGAAGGGGTTGATTATAAAGTTGTGAATTTTGGAACAGTTATGTTTGAAATTGCTAAGGAAGAGGGGTTAGTAGAACATAGGGATCAGTTAAGAAAATTACCTCCTGAAGAACAGAAGAGAATTCAGAAATTGGCAGGAAAGAAAATAGCTGAGATGGGCAAGACAGAAAATATTGTTGTTGATACACATAGTACAATAAAGACTCCAAAAGGGTATCTGGCAGGATTGCCCATATGGGTTTTGGAAGAATTAAAGCCAGATATTATAGTATTAGTAGAGGCTGACTACTCAGAAATATTAATGAGAAGATTAAAAGATAAGACAAGAGAAAGAGACTTTGAATCTACTGAAGATATAGCTGAACATATATTTATGAATAGATGTGCAGCTATGACTTATGGAGTTTTAACAGGAGCTACAATAAAGATTATCAAAAATAGAGACCATCTATTAGATAAAGCTGTTGATGAGTTAGTAGAGGTATTAAGATAAGAGGGTGTAAAAAATGTTTGATACTATTATAAACTTTTTTTATAATTCATTAGATGCTATTTTTTTACCAATAATAAAAATTTTACATCCAGGAATGTCTATTTTATTTATAGCTTTTATAGTTTCTTTAATAATTACATTGGCTAATAAATTTTTAATTGACCAGGAAAGGTTAGGGGAAATAAAAAGAGAAATGCAAGAAATACAGAAAAAGTATAAAAAATATATGAATAACCCAGAAAAGTTAGAAGAGTTAAAAAAAGATCAGGAAAAGATGATGCAATTAAATGCAGAATTTATGAAAATGAGTTTTAAACCAATGATTTATACATGGTTACCTATAATACTTATTTTTATTTACCTAAAACATGTTTATGGATATAATGGAATATACCAAAACCTTTACCCTGATTGGAATGGAGTTGTAGTTTATCTCCCAACAGTGTTAGCTAAGTTACTATTAGTTGATTTTTGGCATTGGTTGGGTTCTATGCTTTACCATGGAGGATTTAAAATAGTTTCTAACAATGCCTTAGGATGGTTGGGATGGTACATATTGGTTTCATTTGTAACATCAACAGTATTAAGAAAAATTTTTGGACTTAAATAGATTCTAAGTATTCAACCTCTTTTATAACAATATTTATTTTCTCCTCTTTGCTAAGGTTTTTTCCAAATCTTCTATCATCAAGTTCTAAATTAAACATCCCTTTATACCCTCTATGTAACAATTCCAAAATGTACTTTGAAAAATCAATATCTGACTTTATTAATGAGCAATGGTCTCTATTATTAATAACTCCTGATATATGAGTATGTTTGATATAATCATATAATTCTAAAAATTCATCTAAATAACCTTTAGCATGTGGAAAATCTAAGGTTAAATATAACCCTTCAAAATTTTTTAATATATTTTCAACATCTTTTGGATGCCATCCAATTCTATTAATCTTCTTTGGTAGATTTTCCATACAAAATGTTATTTTTTTCTTTTTAGCCTCTTTTAAACAAATATTTAAATAATTATAAAAATGATCATACTCCTCTTTAGTAGGCTCTCTTGTGGTAGGTCTTTTCCCAGGATGAATTGTTATAACATCACATCTATAAAATTTAGCCAATTCTAAACTCCACAATGTTTCCTTTATAGAAGCTTCTCTTACATATGGGTTTAATGATGATGGGTTAAGCTCAATATGTGGTGCATGCAAACCTATATCAAATTTTTTAAATTCTCTTCTTAACTCTGAAATATAATCTAAATCAAACCTGTTATCCCAAAAATCTGGATTTTCTGGAAAAAATTCCATACATTTTAATCCAATCTCTCTAAATATATCAACAATTTCAAACATAGGATATTCCCAAAAAAATAGTGTAGATAATCCAATTCTCATACTATCCCTTAATAATATGGGCTATCTCAAACACCGCTCCTGACAACTCATTACCAATGTCTTGCAACTCTGAAAGGTTAATCTCCACTTTATTCTTTTGAACAGAAATGGCTATAGGTAAAAACTTATATGCAATCTCAAAAAGTTCAAAAGGCTTGCAAAACATGTCAATTGCTACTAAACCATTAAATTTATCTTTATCAAAGTTTTGAGTTAAAACTTTATTTATTATTATATTTTCACTGTCTAATGTAGATATGAGTTTCTTTATTACAGTCTCTTCATCTTTTCCCACACCTTCAAAGACACATTTTACCCTTATATATTCTTCTGAAAGTTCTAAAATCTCATCTTCATCAAATCTACCCAATTTATATTCTTCTACATTAATATCTTTCTCTTTTAAATCCATTTTATATACAACATTATACTTCTCATAAATCTTTTTAAAAAAAGATATTACAAAAGCTAATGCTTTATTGATTTCATCAACATCCAACACTAATTTATCTGGACTTACCACTTCTATATCAGCACCATATTTTAAACAAAATTCCAAATATTCTAATAAATTATTA from Methanocaldococcus villosus KIN24-T80 includes these protein-coding regions:
- a CDS encoding 30S ribosomal protein S4e; this translates as MAKKGPKRHLKRLAAPVRWELPRKVHKFTVRPLPGAHPMDESLPLLLIIRDVLKYADNAREAKKIIKMGKVLVDGRVRKEEKLPVGFMDVVSLPDANENYRVLFDRKGRIKLKPTENPDVKLCKIKNKTVVKGGHIQLNLHDGRNILIRVKDPTNPVEDVYKTSDTLLITIPDQEIKAHIPFEVGKLAYITGGKHVGEIARIVDIERRGIYPDIITLETEDGEKFKTVKDYVFVIGDENPIIKL
- a CDS encoding 50S ribosomal protein L5; this encodes MSFEELWEKQPMLRPRIEKVVVNFGVGESGDRLVKGEKVIQELTGQKPIKTRAKQTNPTFGIRKKLPIGLKVTLRGKRAEEFLRNAFEAFKKEGKKLYDYSFDEYGNFSFGIHEHIDFPGQKYDPMIGVFGMDVCVTLERPGFRVKRRKRCKAKIPRRHRLTKEEAIEFIEKTFGIKVERWEEEVE
- a CDS encoding 30S ribosomal protein S14, which gives rise to MAKKPWKKKYGYGVRPCERCGHVGFGLIRKYGLNLCRQCFREVAHKLGFKKLD
- a CDS encoding 30S ribosomal protein S8, whose translation is MSLMDPLANALNHLSNCEKVGKKVAYIKPASKLIGRVLKVMQDYGYIGQFEFIDDGKAGVFKVELIGKINKCGAIKPRFPVKKMGYEKFEKRYLPARDFGILIVSTTQGVMSHEEAKKKGLGGRLLAYVF
- a CDS encoding 50S ribosomal protein L6, which gives rise to MPVAAYLEERIKIPENVEVEINGNEVIVRCGNKELRRVFTTPNNNIFIKKEGNEIVIYCHYPRRKDKAMLGTIRAHINNMIKGVTEGFTYKLKIRYAHFPMKVYVKDNEVIIENFLGEKHPRRAKILDGVTVKIQGEDVIVTGIDKEKVGQTAANIEQATKIKDRDPRVFQDGIYIVEKAGKPI
- a CDS encoding 50S ribosomal protein L32e: MDRLLRLRFKLKRKKPDFIRTEAHRHKRLGEKWRRPRGRHNKMRLKWKEKPKVVSIGYRSPKAVRGLHPSGYEDVLVYNVKDLEKINPEKQAIRIASSVGMRKKIEIIKKAKELGIKILNISEEKQEELLKSLKGGNNEPNSTEEVSS
- a CDS encoding 50S ribosomal protein L19e; translated protein: MNLTVQRRLAAKILKCGLDRVWIDPEHIEDVKMAMTRDDIRALIKKGIIKKLQKKGISNVRVKKLKEQKKKGRRRGPGSRRGAKGARTPQKERWMATIRALRKTLKHLRDEGKIDTKTYRKLYRMAKGGAFRSRAHLFLYMKEHEILK
- a CDS encoding 50S ribosomal protein L18 — its product is MAHGPTYRVKFRRRREAKTDYRKRLKLLLSRKPRLVARKTLNHCIAQIIEYDEKGDRTVVSAHSKELEKLGYKGHTGNLVSAYLTGYLLGKKALKKGYTEAVLDIGLHRATKGAAVFAILKGALDAGLDVPHGEEILPDESRIRGEHIKNYALILKEEDPEKYKRQFSKYLEKGLEPEKLPEHFEEIKAKIDSLF
- the rpsE gene encoding 30S ribosomal protein S5, with the translated sequence MRFNIDEWEPKTTVGRMVKEGEITDIDYILDNNLPILEPEIVDVLLPDLEEQVLDVKLVQRMHKSGRRARFRATVVVGNKNGYVGVGKGKAKEVGPAIRKAIAQAKKNIIRVRRGCGSWECGCGTAHSVPYRGYGKCGSTAIILLPAPKGVGLVAGDVAKAVLRLAGIKDVWTKTFGETRTTYNFAMATFEALKSLNFTRTMDKHKKVLGITEGRVF
- the rpmD gene encoding 50S ribosomal protein L30, yielding MAYAVIRVRGRIGVRGDIADTLKMLRLHKVNHCVIIPETDTYKGMLRKAKDYITWGEINKETLKKLILKRGRLPGNKRVNEEIIKELTGMDIDELCEKIINGEIKIKDLPIKPVFRLHPPKRGWERRGIKKHFKEGGALGYRGEKINELLERMM
- a CDS encoding uL15 family ribosomal protein; this translates as MIRKRRKVKKYRGSRTCGGGSHKKRRGAGNRGGRGMSGGFDHMWTWVIKYDPERFGKYGFSRHPSLVKDYETINVGELEELILKNPDKFEKEGEKYIVDLTKLGYEKLLGRGKISIPVVVKVVEVSERAREKIEAAGGEVVEL
- the secY gene encoding preprotein translocase subunit SecY; translation: MKSLIPILEKIPDVELPLREPSFKEKLKWTGLVLVLYFIMGTIDVYTAGAQIPAIFEFWQTITASRIGTLITLGIGPIVTAGIIMQLLVGAKIINIDLSIPENRALFQSTQKFLAILMSFVEATLFVGTGAFGSLSPLIALLVILQIALGSIVLIYLDEIVSKYGIGSGIGLFIAAGVSQTIFVGAFGPEGYLWKFFSSLLQGAPNIEYILPILGTIIVFLMVVYSECLRVEIPLAHGRIRGAIAKYPIKFVYVSNMPVILTAALFANIQLWGLALQKVGLPILGHFQNGKAVDGIAYYLSTPYSILSVLSDPIHAIIYLIAMIICCIFFGIFWVETTGLDPKTMAKRISSLDMAIKGFRKSEKAIEQRLKRYIPAITVMSSAFVGFLAAIADFIGALGGGTGVLLTVSIVYRMYEQLLREKITELHPVISKLIKMR
- a CDS encoding adenylate kinase, encoding MGRVVVIVGVPGVGSTTVTSKAIEKLKEEGVDYKVVNFGTVMFEIAKEEGLVEHRDQLRKLPPEEQKRIQKLAGKKIAEMGKTENIVVDTHSTIKTPKGYLAGLPIWVLEELKPDIIVLVEADYSEILMRRLKDKTRERDFESTEDIAEHIFMNRCAAMTYGVLTGATIKIIKNRDHLLDKAVDELVEVLR
- a CDS encoding EMC3/TMCO1 family protein, producing the protein MFDTIINFFYNSLDAIFLPIIKILHPGMSILFIAFIVSLIITLANKFLIDQERLGEIKREMQEIQKKYKKYMNNPEKLEELKKDQEKMMQLNAEFMKMSFKPMIYTWLPIILIFIYLKHVYGYNGIYQNLYPDWNGVVVYLPTVLAKLLLVDFWHWLGSMLYHGGFKIVSNNALGWLGWYILVSFVTSTVLRKIFGLK
- a CDS encoding sugar phosphate isomerase/epimerase family protein, coding for MRIGLSTLFFWEYPMFEIVDIFREIGLKCMEFFPENPDFWDNRFDLDYISELRREFKKFDIGLHAPHIELNPSSLNPYVREASIKETLWSLELAKFYRCDVITIHPGKRPTTREPTKEEYDHFYNYLNICLKEAKKKKITFCMENLPKKINRIGWHPKDVENILKNFEGLYLTLDFPHAKGYLDEFLELYDYIKHTHISGVINNRDHCSLIKSDIDFSKYILELLHRGYKGMFNLELDDRRFGKNLSKEEKINIVIKEVEYLESI